Proteins from a single region of Streptomyces spinoverrucosus:
- a CDS encoding sugar ABC transporter substrate-binding protein, whose amino-acid sequence MRPRTRHAVAAFAAGLLMLSPTACGGDSDAGGEGFTVGLLLPSRAVPRWEHSDKPLIEKRLKELCADCTMQYANAESDATRQQQQVTSMVTKGVSVLILDAADTRALRSSIQEAHNAGVPVVAYDRLAEGPVSGYVSFDGFQVGRLQGEALLKAMGEDASRESIVMLNGDPTSPNAEWFRSGALSVLDGKVKIGRSYDIRGWSTDNAHASMSAAVAALGPDRIGGVLAANDTIAAGVIAALRSAGVRDLPPVTGQDADLDAVRRIVEREQYMTVYKPFKAEADAAAAMAVALGRGDDLRGIATTTTDSPTTKDIPSTLLAPQAVTRDNIEQTLIKDGVYTVDQICTPELRRACSEAGLTG is encoded by the coding sequence ATGAGGCCTCGTACACGGCACGCCGTCGCCGCGTTCGCCGCCGGACTGCTGATGCTGTCCCCGACCGCATGCGGAGGAGACAGCGACGCGGGCGGGGAAGGCTTCACCGTGGGCCTGCTGCTCCCGAGCCGGGCGGTCCCCCGCTGGGAGCATTCCGACAAGCCACTGATCGAAAAGCGGCTGAAAGAGCTGTGCGCCGACTGCACCATGCAGTACGCCAATGCCGAGAGCGACGCGACGAGGCAGCAGCAACAAGTGACCTCCATGGTCACCAAGGGCGTCAGCGTCCTGATCCTCGACGCCGCGGACACCCGGGCTCTCCGCTCCTCCATCCAGGAGGCACACAATGCGGGTGTCCCCGTCGTCGCCTATGACCGGCTCGCCGAAGGCCCGGTCTCGGGCTATGTCAGTTTCGACGGCTTCCAGGTCGGCAGGCTCCAGGGCGAGGCGCTCCTGAAGGCCATGGGCGAGGACGCGAGCCGCGAGAGCATCGTCATGCTGAACGGCGACCCGACCAGCCCCAACGCGGAGTGGTTCCGCAGCGGCGCGCTGTCCGTCCTCGACGGCAAGGTGAAGATCGGCAGGTCGTACGACATCCGGGGCTGGAGCACGGACAACGCCCACGCCAGTATGTCCGCCGCCGTCGCGGCCCTGGGCCCGGACCGGATCGGTGGCGTCCTGGCGGCCAACGACACCATCGCCGCGGGCGTCATCGCCGCTCTCAGGAGTGCCGGTGTCCGGGATCTGCCTCCCGTCACCGGCCAGGACGCCGACCTCGATGCCGTGCGGCGCATCGTCGAGCGCGAGCAGTACATGACGGTGTACAAGCCCTTCAAGGCGGAGGCCGACGCAGCCGCCGCCATGGCCGTCGCCCTCGGGCGCGGCGACGATCTCCGCGGCATCGCCACGACGACGACCGACAGCCCCACCACCAAGGACATCCCCTCGACGCTGCTCGCTCCGCAGGCGGTGACGCGCGACAACATCGAGCAGACCCTGATCAAGGACGGCGTCTACACCGTCGACCAGATCTGCACCCCCGAGCTCCGGCGCGCCTGCTCCGAGGCCGGCCTCACCGGGTAG
- a CDS encoding cellulose-binding domain-containing protein gives MPDLPTPQDATEAALFSECWDTVLSYADLCTAGSAAATRLARDAFAHGIREARTAESEPHRNAGRRPPRLPRIPLLLTAVRTTAADWEMQGHGHRLDPELRLWLNSDNAARYTGPPLRRPLALRALRDMQGPDAELLWLAEVEALPLSVVARRLGLDPTGVPDELTEVRALFRDRCLRNHLDTPMDPQCRSYARLLDAVTRSPVADTPDDLSRHLARCVQCAEAAACLRLHGGGLPGALAGGVIGWGGLAYLERRRRAAEVRLGAGRPGAPDSDDDAAGAGADKARVLRNGLLVAAVLVSLLALAVTLMPQGTTGDNSAAPADTTDRQPVADPRPSPPVATTRTPSEPASPAPNSPKPSGKETSAPPPEHQGTDPEPQGSSTTSAETSPTPEESEQPDCHVTYDLVGQWPDGFQAAVTVTTEHALDNWNVAWTFRDGQRVGQMWDASVTQDGSRVTATAADYNRTVPADGSLAFGFLASWRGKNSPAYDFTLNGRDCAGA, from the coding sequence ATGCCCGACCTGCCGACCCCCCAGGACGCCACCGAGGCGGCGCTGTTCTCCGAGTGCTGGGACACCGTGCTGTCGTACGCCGATCTGTGCACGGCCGGATCCGCGGCCGCGACCCGGCTCGCCCGGGATGCGTTCGCACACGGTATACGCGAGGCCCGCACCGCCGAGTCCGAACCGCACCGGAACGCCGGCCGCCGCCCGCCCCGACTGCCCCGCATACCCCTCCTCCTGACCGCCGTACGCACCACGGCGGCCGACTGGGAGATGCAGGGCCACGGCCACCGGCTCGACCCCGAACTGCGCCTGTGGCTCAACTCCGACAACGCCGCCCGCTACACCGGCCCCCCACTGCGCCGCCCGCTCGCCCTGCGCGCCCTGCGCGACATGCAGGGCCCCGACGCCGAACTGCTCTGGCTCGCCGAGGTGGAGGCCCTGCCGCTGTCGGTGGTCGCCCGCCGCCTCGGCCTCGACCCGACCGGCGTCCCCGACGAACTCACCGAAGTGCGCGCCCTGTTCCGGGACCGCTGCCTGCGCAACCATCTCGACACGCCGATGGACCCGCAGTGCCGCAGCTACGCCCGGCTGCTCGACGCCGTCACCCGCTCACCGGTCGCCGACACCCCCGACGACCTCTCCCGGCACCTCGCCCGCTGTGTGCAGTGCGCGGAGGCCGCGGCCTGCCTGCGGCTGCACGGCGGCGGCCTGCCCGGAGCCCTCGCCGGCGGTGTCATCGGCTGGGGCGGCCTCGCCTACCTGGAGCGCCGCCGCCGGGCCGCGGAGGTACGCCTCGGCGCCGGCCGCCCCGGCGCGCCCGACTCGGACGACGACGCGGCCGGTGCCGGTGCCGACAAGGCGCGGGTGCTGCGCAACGGCCTTCTCGTCGCCGCCGTCCTGGTCTCCCTGCTGGCCCTCGCCGTCACCCTGATGCCGCAGGGCACCACCGGCGACAACTCCGCGGCACCCGCCGACACCACCGACCGCCAGCCGGTGGCCGATCCCCGCCCGTCCCCGCCGGTCGCCACCACCCGCACCCCCTCCGAGCCGGCGTCCCCAGCCCCGAACTCCCCGAAGCCGTCGGGCAAGGAGACCTCCGCCCCGCCGCCCGAGCACCAGGGCACCGACCCGGAACCCCAGGGCTCGTCCACCACGTCGGCGGAGACCAGCCCGACGCCCGAGGAGAGCGAGCAGCCGGACTGTCACGTCACGTACGACCTCGTCGGCCAGTGGCCCGACGGCTTCCAGGCCGCCGTCACCGTCACCACCGAGCACGCCCTGGACAACTGGAACGTCGCCTGGACCTTCCGGGACGGCCAGCGGGTCGGCCAGATGTGGGACGCGAGCGTCACCCAGGACGGCTCCCGCGTCACCGCCACCGCCGCCGACTACAACAGGACCGTCCCCGCGGACGGCAGCCTCGCCTTCGGCTTCCTCGCCTCCTGGCGCGGCAAGAACTCACCGGCGTACGACTTCACGCTGAACGGGCGGGACTGCGCGGGCGCCTGA
- a CDS encoding radical SAM protein — translation MGSRTALVEDLMERFPHVPREAVFKEDLLRGGVAFDPSALSDNESGEVKPKSYFIFSFDHGTLPELGEAALRRPPEEIILTGGPYDLRRTVVSVRVNPASPYRVAADEEGLLGLYLDGRRIADVGVPPMPEYYRHKLSNGKSVMEVAPTIQWGYLIYLTVFRVCQYFGAKEECQYCDINHNWRQHKAAGRPYTGVKDVEEVLEALEIINRYDTAKASTAYTLTGGAITKTVAGRDEADFYGHYAKAIEERFPGRWIGKVVAQALPRDDVQRFKDYGVQIYHPNYEVWDEYLFKMYCPGKERYVGRDEWHKRILDSAEVFGARNVIPNFVAGVEMAEPFGFTTVDEAIASTTEGLRFFMSHGITPRFTTWCPEPTTPLGKANPQGAPLEYHIRLLEAYRATMDDFGLTSPPGYGPPGPGQAVFSVSSFMDSLSAQEPVEVP, via the coding sequence ATGGGCAGCCGCACCGCGCTCGTCGAGGATCTGATGGAGCGCTTCCCGCACGTGCCGCGGGAGGCGGTCTTCAAAGAGGACCTGCTCCGGGGCGGTGTCGCCTTCGACCCGTCCGCGCTCAGCGACAACGAGAGCGGCGAGGTCAAGCCGAAGTCGTACTTCATCTTCTCCTTCGACCACGGCACCCTGCCCGAGCTGGGCGAGGCGGCGCTGCGCCGGCCGCCGGAGGAGATCATCCTCACCGGAGGCCCGTACGACCTGCGCCGGACCGTCGTGTCGGTGCGGGTGAACCCGGCCTCGCCGTACCGGGTCGCCGCGGACGAGGAGGGTCTGCTCGGGCTGTACCTCGACGGCCGGCGGATCGCCGACGTGGGTGTGCCGCCGATGCCTGAGTACTACCGGCACAAGCTGTCCAACGGGAAGTCCGTGATGGAGGTGGCCCCGACCATTCAGTGGGGCTACCTCATCTACCTGACCGTCTTCCGGGTGTGCCAGTACTTCGGCGCCAAGGAGGAGTGCCAGTACTGCGACATCAACCACAACTGGCGCCAGCACAAGGCGGCCGGGCGGCCGTACACCGGGGTCAAGGACGTCGAGGAGGTCCTGGAGGCCCTGGAGATCATCAACCGGTACGACACCGCCAAGGCGTCCACCGCCTACACACTCACCGGCGGTGCCATCACCAAGACCGTCGCCGGGCGCGACGAGGCCGACTTCTACGGCCACTACGCCAAGGCCATCGAGGAGCGCTTCCCGGGCCGGTGGATCGGCAAGGTGGTGGCCCAGGCGCTGCCGCGCGACGACGTCCAGCGGTTCAAGGACTACGGCGTGCAGATCTACCACCCGAACTACGAGGTGTGGGACGAGTACCTCTTCAAGATGTACTGCCCCGGCAAGGAGCGCTACGTCGGCCGCGACGAGTGGCACAAGCGGATCCTCGACTCGGCCGAGGTCTTCGGCGCGCGCAACGTCATCCCCAACTTCGTGGCGGGCGTGGAGATGGCGGAGCCCTTCGGCTTCACCACCGTCGACGAGGCCATCGCGTCCACGACGGAGGGCCTGCGCTTCTTCATGTCGCACGGGATCACGCCCCGGTTTACTACGTGGTGCCCGGAGCCCACGACCCCGCTCGGCAAGGCCAACCCGCAGGGCGCGCCGCTGGAGTACCACATCCGCCTGCTGGAGGCCTACCGCGCCACCATGGACGACTTCGGTCTCACCTCCCCGCCCGGCTACGGCCCGCCCGGCCCCGGCCAGGCGGTCTTCTCCGTCAGCTCCTTCATGGACAGCCTTTCCGCACAGGAGCCCGTCGAAGTCCCGTGA
- a CDS encoding D-arabinono-1,4-lactone oxidase, whose protein sequence is MTGTVTNWAGNITYTAKEVHRPPTLGALRSLVAGSARVRVLGSGHSFNEIAEPGPEGSLLSLDALPPAIDVDTTARTVRVSGGVRYAELARTVHAHGLALANMASLPHISVAGSVATGTHGSGVGNAPLAAAVREVELVTGDGRTVTIARGEERFGGAVTSLGALGVVTALTLDLEPAFEVEQHLFTELPLPGLDFETVMAAAYSVSLFTDWREPGFRQVWVKRRTDQPMPDFRWAAPATEKLHPVPGMPAVNCTEQFGVPGPWHERLPHFRAEFTPSSGAELQSEYLMPRSYAVDVLHALDALRTVMAPVVQTCEVRTVAADAQWLSPAYGRDSLAVHFTWVKDTAPVLPVVRRLEEALDAFDARPHWGKVFAMPGPVLRGRYPRLGDFKALVGELDPAGKFGNAFVQAVLDH, encoded by the coding sequence ATGACCGGGACCGTGACCAACTGGGCGGGCAACATCACGTACACCGCCAAGGAGGTGCACCGCCCGCCCACCCTCGGCGCGCTGCGCTCGCTCGTCGCGGGCAGCGCGCGGGTACGGGTGCTGGGCAGCGGGCACTCGTTCAACGAGATCGCCGAACCGGGCCCCGAGGGCTCGCTGCTCTCCCTGGACGCCCTGCCGCCCGCGATCGACGTCGACACGACGGCCCGTACGGTACGAGTCTCGGGCGGCGTCCGCTACGCCGAACTGGCCCGCACGGTCCACGCACACGGCCTCGCCCTGGCCAACATGGCGTCCCTGCCGCACATCTCGGTCGCCGGATCGGTGGCGACCGGCACCCACGGCTCGGGGGTCGGCAACGCGCCCCTCGCCGCCGCGGTACGTGAGGTCGAGCTGGTCACCGGCGACGGTAGGACCGTCACGATCGCCCGGGGCGAGGAGCGGTTCGGTGGTGCGGTCACGTCACTGGGCGCGCTCGGAGTCGTCACCGCGCTCACCCTCGACCTGGAGCCGGCGTTCGAGGTGGAGCAGCACCTCTTCACGGAACTGCCGCTGCCCGGGCTCGACTTCGAGACGGTGATGGCGGCGGCGTACAGCGTCAGCCTGTTCACCGACTGGCGCGAGCCCGGTTTCCGGCAGGTGTGGGTCAAGCGCCGCACCGACCAGCCGATGCCCGACTTCCGCTGGGCCGCGCCCGCGACCGAGAAGCTGCACCCGGTGCCGGGGATGCCCGCTGTGAACTGCACGGAGCAGTTCGGCGTGCCGGGGCCCTGGCACGAGCGACTGCCGCACTTCCGGGCCGAGTTCACGCCGAGCAGCGGTGCGGAGTTGCAGTCCGAGTACCTGATGCCGCGGTCTTACGCCGTCGACGTACTGCACGCCCTCGACGCCCTGCGGACCGTCATGGCGCCGGTCGTGCAGACCTGCGAGGTGCGCACCGTGGCCGCCGACGCGCAGTGGCTGAGTCCCGCGTACGGGCGGGACAGCTTGGCGGTGCACTTCACCTGGGTCAAGGACACGGCACCCGTCCTCCCGGTGGTGCGGCGGCTGGAGGAGGCTCTGGACGCCTTCGACGCGCGGCCGCACTGGGGGAAGGTGTTCGCGATGCCGGGGCCGGTGCTGCGCGGGCGGTATCCGCGGCTCGGTGACTTCAAGGCGCTGGTCGGGGAACTCGACCCGGCGGGCAAGTTCGGCAACGCCTTCGTGCAAGCCGTCCTGGACCACTGA
- a CDS encoding ROK family transcriptional regulator: MKRGTSRDIRTANRYEVLRQIIAESPTSRQELAAATGLSLATVATLVGELLDLGMITEVGFEDSAGGRPRGLVAVNASGGALIGVDIAETYVHVELFDLALNVLARADEDMRPGESRPEQVVGHVAAAVGSVVAQAGVEGARVLGVGVSVPGQVDRDTGISEFAPNWDWHDVPLLDLLAEHIAYPLHLDNPLRACAVAELWFGAARGRGDAVVVNLGTGVGAGLVLGGGLHRGVSNSAGEWGHTTLVLDGRLCHCGNHGCVETYVGAPGIMQHLRELSPGSPLLHPEDQTATVDALARAVAAHDPVALKVVRDTARYLAAGIADLVNLLNPEVVVLSSWVAATLGEPLLTEVREAVSRHALRRPLAATEIVLSPIPTDPVSLGAATFALEGALQSVGAPRKTVQSARRTTTPARSRTAPPS; the protein is encoded by the coding sequence ATGAAGCGCGGCACCTCACGTGACATCCGCACCGCGAACCGCTACGAGGTGCTGCGCCAGATCATCGCCGAGTCTCCCACCTCCCGGCAGGAGCTGGCCGCCGCGACCGGCCTGAGCCTCGCCACCGTCGCCACCCTGGTCGGCGAGCTGCTCGACCTCGGCATGATCACCGAAGTCGGTTTCGAGGACTCGGCGGGCGGCCGCCCGCGCGGGCTGGTGGCCGTCAACGCGTCCGGCGGCGCGCTGATCGGCGTCGACATCGCGGAGACGTACGTCCATGTCGAGCTGTTCGACCTCGCGCTGAACGTGCTGGCCCGCGCCGACGAGGACATGCGCCCCGGCGAGAGCCGCCCCGAGCAGGTGGTCGGCCATGTCGCCGCCGCCGTGGGCTCGGTGGTCGCGCAGGCCGGGGTCGAGGGCGCGCGCGTGCTCGGCGTCGGGGTGAGCGTGCCGGGGCAGGTGGACCGCGACACGGGCATCTCCGAGTTCGCGCCCAACTGGGACTGGCACGACGTACCCCTGCTGGACCTGCTCGCCGAGCACATCGCCTACCCCCTCCACCTCGACAATCCGTTGCGCGCCTGCGCCGTGGCCGAGCTGTGGTTCGGGGCGGCGCGGGGGCGCGGCGACGCGGTGGTGGTCAACCTCGGGACCGGGGTCGGGGCCGGGTTGGTCCTGGGCGGTGGGCTGCATCGCGGGGTCAGCAACAGCGCCGGCGAGTGGGGACACACCACGCTCGTGCTGGACGGCCGGCTGTGCCACTGCGGCAACCACGGCTGTGTGGAAACGTACGTGGGCGCTCCCGGCATCATGCAGCACCTGCGGGAGTTGAGCCCGGGCAGTCCGCTGCTGCACCCCGAGGACCAGACGGCCACCGTCGACGCCCTGGCCCGCGCGGTCGCCGCGCACGACCCGGTGGCCCTCAAGGTCGTCCGGGACACCGCCCGTTACCTCGCCGCCGGGATCGCCGACCTGGTCAATCTCCTCAACCCCGAAGTGGTCGTCCTCAGCAGCTGGGTCGCGGCCACCCTCGGCGAACCCCTCCTCACCGAGGTGCGCGAAGCCGTTTCCCGGCACGCGCTGCGGCGGCCGCTGGCCGCCACCGAGATCGTCCTCTCCCCGATTCCCACGGACCCGGTCTCCCTGGGCGCGGCGACGTTCGCGCTCGAAGGCGCGCTGCAGTCCGTGGGCGCCCCGAGGAAAACCGTCCAGTCCGCACGACGCACCACCACCCCCGCAAGGAGCCGTACCGCACCACCTTCATGA
- a CDS encoding glycoside hydrolase has protein sequence MRTSRSILPTAAAALAVAATLISAPPATAADPAPAEVSPHAAQRIDNIGASGAWWVNDLKNFDPAIQARVAKLLFSSQGLDLSSYRYNIGGGGTGVTTPSRAPEDFRTADGTYDWSKDKGGRTFLSYAAKYGVEDLIAFVNSAPAEWKTNGKSCGGYLKTENTQDLADYIADVTDHFAARGAKFDYISPFNEPTNSFDSCGQEGMLVPVDQRDDIVRALGAEQRSRHQRTGIIADESSSTVQFNTELPEWIAQPDTAQYVSKLAHHTYNNPGDDQRAKIYETSQAVGKRSWSTEICCFGKGGTGWAQEYDPSIDGGLNLSRIIHKDFAVAHDSAFQWWVALSEMIGTDPYTKNDAGWNDGLIYYDPDYATNGNQTLYFTKRYYALGQYSKFVKPGAVAHNVTGAPSGVEVTAYDRKGQWVVVVNNHNATDTSLDLRFHSGTPLRASKAVRTSATENWANVAKPAVRGATVSATLPARSITTYVLDQKGHGGSPVTGAWQGEHSRKCLTANASGAAIGTCTGGPEQSWSYDARGALKSANGYLTAGSSGLSTTASFSGDAAQRWLLNGNGQIVSEASGKCLDVSGQATADGGKVILYSCTGGSNQAWFRQ, from the coding sequence TTGCGCACCAGCAGATCGATTCTCCCGACAGCCGCGGCCGCACTGGCTGTCGCCGCAACCCTGATATCCGCACCGCCCGCAACCGCCGCCGACCCCGCCCCCGCCGAGGTCTCCCCACACGCCGCCCAGCGCATCGACAACATCGGCGCGTCCGGCGCCTGGTGGGTCAACGACCTCAAGAACTTCGACCCCGCGATCCAGGCCCGGGTGGCCAAGCTGCTGTTCTCCTCCCAGGGCCTGGACCTGAGCAGCTACCGCTACAACATCGGCGGTGGCGGCACCGGGGTCACCACTCCTTCCCGCGCCCCCGAGGACTTCCGCACCGCGGACGGCACCTACGACTGGAGCAAGGACAAGGGCGGCCGCACGTTCCTGTCGTACGCCGCGAAGTACGGCGTCGAGGACCTGATCGCCTTCGTCAACAGCGCCCCCGCCGAGTGGAAGACCAACGGCAAGAGCTGCGGCGGCTATCTGAAGACGGAGAACACCCAGGACCTCGCCGACTACATAGCCGACGTCACCGACCACTTCGCCGCGCGGGGCGCGAAGTTCGACTACATCAGCCCCTTCAACGAGCCCACCAACAGCTTCGACAGCTGCGGCCAGGAGGGCATGCTCGTCCCCGTCGACCAGCGCGACGACATCGTGCGGGCGCTGGGCGCCGAGCAGCGGTCCCGGCACCAGCGGACCGGCATCATCGCGGACGAGTCCAGCAGCACGGTCCAGTTCAACACCGAGCTCCCCGAGTGGATCGCGCAGCCGGACACCGCCCAGTACGTCTCCAAGCTCGCCCACCACACGTACAACAACCCCGGCGACGACCAGCGGGCGAAGATCTACGAGACCTCGCAGGCCGTCGGCAAGCGGTCCTGGTCGACGGAGATCTGCTGCTTCGGCAAGGGCGGCACCGGCTGGGCCCAGGAGTACGACCCGAGCATCGACGGCGGCCTGAACCTCTCCCGGATCATCCACAAGGACTTCGCCGTCGCCCACGACTCGGCCTTCCAGTGGTGGGTCGCGCTGTCGGAGATGATCGGCACCGATCCGTACACGAAGAACGACGCCGGCTGGAACGACGGCCTGATCTACTACGACCCGGACTACGCGACGAACGGCAACCAGACGCTGTACTTCACCAAGCGCTACTACGCGCTCGGTCAGTACAGCAAGTTCGTGAAGCCGGGCGCGGTGGCGCACAACGTGACGGGCGCGCCGAGCGGGGTCGAGGTCACCGCCTACGACCGCAAGGGCCAGTGGGTGGTCGTGGTCAACAACCACAACGCCACCGACACCTCGCTCGACCTGCGTTTCCACAGCGGGACGCCGCTGCGGGCGAGCAAGGCCGTGCGCACCTCGGCGACCGAGAACTGGGCGAACGTGGCGAAGCCGGCGGTGCGGGGCGCGACCGTTTCGGCAACGCTTCCGGCCCGTTCCATCACGACGTACGTCCTCGACCAGAAGGGCCACGGCGGTTCGCCCGTGACCGGTGCCTGGCAGGGCGAACACTCCCGCAAGTGCCTGACGGCGAACGCGTCCGGCGCCGCCATCGGCACCTGCACGGGCGGGCCCGAGCAGTCGTGGTCGTACGACGCCAGGGGCGCGCTGAAGTCCGCCAACGGGTATCTCACGGCAGGGAGTTCGGGCCTGTCGACCACCGCCTCGTTCAGCGGTGACGCCGCCCAGCGCTGGCTGCTCAACGGCAACGGGCAGATCGTGAGCGAGGCGTCCGGGAAGTGCCTGGACGTCAGCGGTCAGGCGACCGCCGACGGCGGCAAGGTCATCCTCTACAGCTGCACCGGCGGGTCCAACCAGGCCTGGTTCCGGCAGTAG